The following are encoded together in the Daucus carota subsp. sativus chromosome 5, DH1 v3.0, whole genome shotgun sequence genome:
- the LOC108220056 gene encoding nuclear pore complex protein NUP35, which produces MDNMGSAVKRTPRSGTGRQSLFYQDLASPITGNRRSGSKFSTPGQAAAVSALWKENFANSDLPPPPMFTLEDRSDFSPDSGIQDYPISPEVKSDPRSPFQNSGKDLSTPKSKSEASTSYALMGSQSQNRQSPVGSLSWWSPAKGSGSGDQEDKGKGSGSPVDGVVQPGALIMLPPPREVARPELQRNSVLVGPLDEEEWVTVYGFLPVDTNLVLREFEKCGIILKHVPGPRDANWMNILYQNRADARKALAKNGMQINGVLIIGVKPVDPMQRQTLNEKLNKQGFMPLPPPASRNSNLNSLRSQNQYTNNGINGARQSSGTIATPAKSLASKVIDVMFGF; this is translated from the exons ATGGACAATATGGGCTCAGCTGTGAAAAGAACTCCCAGATCTGGTACTGGTAGACAGtctttgttttaccaagatttgGCTTCTCCAATCACGGGGAATCGAAGAAGTGGTAGCAAATTTTCAACACCAGGCCAAGCTGCTGCTGTATCTGCTCTGTGGAAAGAGAATTTCGCTAATTCTGATCTTCCCCCACCACCCATGTTCACTTTAGAGGACCGCTCTGATTTTTCTCCCGATTCTGGCATCCAGGATTATCCAATTTCACCTGAAGTGAAGTCTGACCCTCGAAGTCCGTTTCAGAATTCGGGGAAGGACTTGTCTACTCCGAAGAGCAAGTCTGAGGCTAGTACTTCGTATGCCTTGATGGGAAGTCAGTCACAGAATAGGCAGAGTCCGGTAGGGAGTCTAAGTTGGTGGTCCCCTGCTAAGGGTAGTGGTAGTGGTGATCAGGAAGATAAGGGGAAGGGTTCTGGTTCACCTGTAGATGGTGTTGTTCAGCCTGGGGCTTTAATTATGCTTCCTCCACCTAGGGAAGTTGCAAGACCGGAGCTGCAGAGGAACTCGGTGCTTGTTGGACCTCTTGACGAGGAGGAATGGGTCACTGTATACGG ATTTTTACCTGTGGATACAAATTTGGTGTTGAGAGAATTTGAAAAGTGTGGCATTATCCTGAAGCATGTTCCAGGTCCAAGGGACGCCAACTGGATGAACATTTTGTACCAG AATCGAGCTGATGCTCGTAAAGCTCTGGCTAAGAATGGGATGCAAATAAATGGAGTTCTTATTATTGGAGTGAAGCCAGTGGATCCAATGCAGCGTCAGACTCTGAATGAAAAGCTCAACAAGCAAGGGTTCATGCCCTTACCTCCACCAGCTTCTAGAAATTCAAATCTCAATTCATTGAGATCTCAAAATCAGTATACTAACAATGGCATAAATGGTGCCCGACAGTCATCTGGAACCATCGCAACTCCTGCAAAAAGTCTCGCCTCCAAAGTTATAGACGTGATGTTCGGTTTCTAG
- the LOC108220711 gene encoding CASP-like protein 3A1, with product MTGRKTPPEVAVQMSETKATSDTTSAGPQLALASRKPEVLHVILRVLCVLTSVTALSLMVTAKQSGDISIYGFHLPLYSKWSFSDSFVYVVGVCGAVAAHSLIQLLISGVRVMQRSPVVLSRNHAWLIFAGDQIFTYALISAGSAASGVTNLNRTGVHHSALPNFCKPLRHFCDRVAVSIALTFFSCFLIAISTVLDVICISKF from the exons ATGACCGGCCGGAAAACTCCACCGGAAGTCGCCGTACAGATGTCAGAGACCAAAGCCACGTCAGACACTACGTCAGCTGGTCCTCAACTAGCTTTAGCTAGCAGAAAGCCAGAGGTCTTGCATGTCATTTTACGTGTACTATGTGTTTTAACCTCAGTAACTGCACTTTCACTAATGGTGACTGCTAAACAATCCGGAGATATTTCTATTTATGGCTTTCATCTTCCTCTCTACTCCAAGTGGTCTTTCTCTGATTCCTTTGT GTATGTAGTTGGAGTTTGTGGAGCAGTTGCAGCTCACTCCTTAATTCAGTTGCTAATCAGCGGCGTTAGAGTTATGCAGAGATCTCCAGTTGTTCTTTCACGCAATCATGCATGGCTCATTTTTGCTGGTGATCAG ATATTTACATATGCACTCATAAGTGCTGGATCAGCCGCATCAGGCGTTACCAACTTGAACCGCACAGGGGTTCATCATTCAGCTCTACCAAATTTTTGCAAGCCCTTGCGACATTTCTGTGACCGTGTTGCAGTCTCAATAGCGCTCACCTTCTTCAGCTGCTTCCTGATTGCCATTTCAACCGTTCTTGATGTAATTTGCATATCTAAATTCTAA
- the LOC108223371 gene encoding ruBisCO large subunit-binding protein subunit beta, chloroplastic: MASAVLSVAALASPCTRMMDTKKATSFKSLSSFASVSSSSLQTRRNLVLHKKCSLKVRAMAKELHFNKDGSAIKKLQTGVNKLADLVGVTLGPKGRNVVLESKYGSPKIVNDGVTVAKEVELEDPVENIGAKLVRQAASKTNDMAGDGTTTSVVLAQGLINEGVKVVAAGANPIQITRGIERTIKSLVTELKLMSKEVEDSELADVAAVSAGNNPEVGKMIAEAMSKVGRKGVVTLEEGKSAENSLYVVEGMQFDRGYISPYFVTDSEKMVVEYENCKLLLVDKKITNARDLINVLEGAIKGGYPILIIAEDIEQEALATLVVNKLRGALKIAALKAPGFGERKSQYLDDIAILTGGTVIREEVGLTLDQADMEVLGHAAKVVLTKDATTIVGDGSTQDAVNRRVAQIRNLAEAAEQDYEKEKLSERIAKLSGGVAVIQVGAQTETELKEKKLRVEDALNATKAAVEEGIVVGGGCTLLRLAVKVDAIKDTLDNAEQKVGADIVQRALRYPMKLIAKNAGVNGSVVIEKVLTNDDQKYGYNAATGKYEDLMAAGIIDPTKVVRCCLEHAASVARTFLTSDAVVVDIKEPENVAAGNPMDNSGYGY, encoded by the exons ATGGCATCCGCTGTGTTGTCTGTTGCTGCATTGGCATCTCCTTGCACGCGAATGATGGATACGAAGAAGGCAACTTCTTTCAAGAGTTTGTCGTCGTTTGCATCGGTATCTTCGAGTTCTCTTCAAACTAGAAGGAATCTGGTACTACACAAGAAATGTTCTCTTAAAGTCAGGGCGATGGCGAAGGAGCTTCATTTTAACAAGGATGGTTCTGCTATCAAGAAATTGCAG ACGGGTGTTAACAAGCTCGCAGATCTAGTAGGGGTTACTCTAGGTCCGAAAGGAAGAAATGTAGTTTTGGAGAGCAAGTATGGCTCACCTAAAATTGTGAATGATGGTGTAACTGTGGCCAAAGAG GTTGAGCTGGAAGATCCTGTTGAAAACATTGGTGCAAAGTTAGTAAGACAGGCTGCATCCAAGACCAATGATATGGCTGGTGATGGAACAACGACATCCGTAGTTCTTGCTCAAGGCTTGATCAATGAAGGGGTCAAG GTGGTGGCAGCGGGTGCAAACCCAATCCAGATTACAAGAGGTATTGAGAGAACAATTAAATCCCTGGTGACCGAGCTTAAATTGATGTCAAAAGAG GTTGAGGACAGTGAGTTAGCCGATGTAGCTGCAGTTAGTGCTGGAAACAATCCCGAAGTGGGCAAAATGATAGCTGAAGCAATGAGTAAAGTTGGAAGAAAAGGTGTGGTGACTCTTGAGGAAGGGAAAAGTGCTGAAAATAGTTTGTATGTTGTGGAAGGCATGCAATTCGATCGTGGGTACATTTCCCCCTATTTTGTGACAGATAGTGAAAAAATGGTCGTTGAATATGAAAATTGCAAG TTGCTTTTGGTTGACAAAAAGATAACAAATGCAAGAGATCTAATAAATGTTTTGGAAGGTGCTATCAAGGGAGGATATCCAATACTGATAATTGCTGAAGATATTGAACAGGAAGCTCTTGCTACTCTTGTTGTTAATAAGCTAAGAGGGGCACTTAAAATTGCTGCACTCAAAGCTCCTGGGTTCGGGGAACGCAAGAGCCAATATCTTGATGACATTGCCATCCTCACCGGTG GAACCGTGATTAGAGAAGAGGTAGGCTTAACCTTGGACCAGGCAGATATGGAAGTCCTTGGGCATGCTGCGAAAGTGGTACTTACCAAGGATGCAACAACAATTGTCGGTGATGGAAGCACCCAAGACGCAGTGAACCGAAGAGTTGCACAGATAAGAAATCTTGCCGAG GCAGCAGAGCAGGACTATGAAAAGGAAAAGCTAAGTGAACGAATTGCAAAACTTTCAGGGGGTGTTGCCGTTATTCAG GTTGGGGCACAAACAGAAACTGAACTTAAGGAAAAGAAATTGAGAGTAGAAGATGCCTTGAATGCAACAAAG GCTGCTGTTGAAGAAGGAATTGTAGTTGGCGGTGGCTGCACTTTACTGCGCCTTGCCGTGAAAGTCGATGCCATCAAAGATACTCTTGATAACGCTGAGCAAAAG GTAGGAGCTGATATTGTTCAAAGGGCATTGAGATACCCAATGAAGTTAATTGCCAAGAATGCAGGGGTTAATGGAAGTGTTGTAATTGAAAAG GTGCTTACAAATGATGATCAAAAGTATGGCTATAATGCTGCAACGGGGAAGTATGAGGACTTAATGGCTGCTGGTATAATTGATCCTACAAAG GTGGTGAGATGTTGCTTAGAGCATGCAGCTTCAGTTGCAAGGACCTTCCTCACATCAGATGCCGTGGTTGTTGACATCAAGGAGCCTGAAAATGTGGCTGCTGGAAATCCAATGGATAATTCAG GCTATGGATACTAA
- the LOC108222010 gene encoding ethylene-responsive transcription factor TINY, translated as MATEPHTSAFSCPSGSGSGSSLSSDKKRKRQKDCGTQHPNYIGVRKRSWGKWVSEIREPRKKSRIWLGTYNTAEMAARAHDVAALTIKGDSAILNFPQLAELLPRAESGSPRDVQAAAAKAAAMDSSELSPALSGNESSVNASTNSDELGEIIELPSLEGCFDSGSSMDELVLVDSDDLWLYTPWWVLENELDVQYSQQGMI; from the coding sequence ATGGCCACGGAGCCACACACCTCGGCCTTTTCGTGTccttcgggttcgggttcgggttcgagTTTGAGTTCTGACAAGAAGAGGAAGAGACAGAAGGACTGTGGGACCCAACATCCGAATTACATAGGAGTCCGAAAACGTAGCTGGGGCAAATGGGTATCCGAGATTCGGGAGCCACGTAAGAAGTCACGCATATGGCTCGGGACTTATAACACGGCCGAGATGGCGGCTCGGGCTCATGACGTCGCGGCCTTGACAATCAAAGGCGACTCGGCGATTCTTAACTTCCCGCAACTCGCTGAGTTGCTGCCTCGGGCCGAGTCAGGCTCGCCGCGTGACGTCCAGGCCGCGGCGGCCAAGGCGGCCGCTATGGACTCGTCCGAGTTGTCTCCCGCATTGTCTGGTAACGAGTCGAGTGTGAACGCGAGTACGAACTCGGACGAGTTGGGCGAGATTATTGAGTTACCGAGTTTGGAGGGGTGTTTTGACTCGGGCTCGTCGATGGACGAGTTGGTGCTGGTTGACTCGGACGATTTGTGGCTTTACACGCCCTGGTGGGTGCTGGAAAATGAGTTGGATGTTCAGTATTCGCAACAGGGTATGATCTAG
- the LOC108220092 gene encoding uncharacterized protein LOC108220092 yields MEVPGSYRSGLDESYRPLPSVYMAFMMIWSFSAVFWAVNTYKSRYFQTNNLQWVLASVPLLKALQLTLSFLFWYSCFYFQTCSLWISFGVYVTGILFQTASFVSFFLISHGYCIMCERLSVLERRTMAALGCVFYLILVGHRASVPYFTALLVINYFILFYVIFHHTSQNLSVLREQLMYIIDDDVHAMRDAIYTKYMMFRKFQGAMQIVAVAEIAIFINMGDSLENYWFRLLIREWSQFCIFLYIGWTFWPQELAPRFSVMPTLKSKGEIMMPPIYSIEMDATRFKDFSSHQWQIGVPTSFRDRGLKDSILIVVQHPHAYQPTLVNSKSPSPVAVANCNPDGSTNSSYEVHDQKQ; encoded by the exons ATGGAAGTGCCGGGAAGTTACCGTAGCGGCCTCGACGAGTCGTATCGGCCCTTACCTTCTGTTTACATGGCTTTCATGATGATCTGGTCTTTCTCCGCTGTTTTTTGGGCTGTGAACACTTATAAATCGCGGTATTTTCAG ACAAATAACTTGCAATGGGTGCTTGCATCAGTCCCGTTACTCAAAGCCTTGCAACTAACTCTGTCGTTCCTGTTCTG GTACTCTTGCTTTTATTTTCAGACATGCTCTCTTTGGATTTCTTTCGGAGTTTATGTTACTGGAATACTGTTTCAAACAGCTTCGTTTGTCTCGTTCTTTCTCATTTCTCATGGGTACTGTATTATGTGTGAGCGTCTTTCTGTGCTTGAACGCAGAACTATGGCAGCACTAGGATGCGTGTTTTATCTGATTCTAGTTGGTCATAGAGCTTCTGTACCTTACTTCACA GCGCTTCTGGtgattaattatttcattttgttCTATGTGATATTCCATCATACATCTCAAAACCTATCAGTTCTGCGTGAGCAGTTAATGTATATAATAGATGACGATGTCCATGCGATGCGTGATGCAATTTATACAAAGTACATGATGTTTAG AAAATTCCAAGGTGCTATGCAGATTGTAGCTGTGGCAGAAATAGCA ATTTTCATTAACATGGGCGATTCTCTGGAAAATTACTGGTTTCGCTTGTTAATACGAGAATGGTCACAATTTTGCATCTTTCTTTACATCGG ATGGACTTTCTGGCCACAAGAATTGGCACCGCGTTTTTCTGTTATGCCGACTTTAAAGTCTAAAGGGGAGATAATGATGCCTCCTATCTACAGCATT GAAATGGATGCTACTAGATTTAAAGATTTCAGTTCTCATCAATGGCAAATTGGCGTG CCCACTTCTTTCCGTGACAGGGGATTAAAGGATTCAATTCTAATTGTAGTTCAACACCCCCATGCCTATCAGCCAACTTTAGTAAACTCTAAATCACCATCTCCGGTTGCTGTGGCTAATTGTAACCCAGACGGGAGCACAAATTCTTCATATGAGGTCCATGATCAGAAACAGTAA
- the LOC108220093 gene encoding photosynthetic NDH subunit of subcomplex B 3, chloroplastic has translation MGTLHLNSHGLAASFSVSHNFNRINSIASDKIVKVSNSRCFSRGRIRAVGTIPENQAETATTSEDPPSVKFAFVSSVLLPDGTPDVHFRTACGGQKLRDIMLDTNIELYGPYSRPLLNCGGGGTCATCVVEVVDGKEILSPRTDKEKEKLKKNPKNWRLACQTTVGTSDSDGVVVIQQLPEWKGHEWTYGKEFPSES, from the exons ATGGGAACACTTCATCTCAATTCTCATGGTTTAGCTGCATCCTTCTCAGTCTCACATAATTTCAACAGAATTAACAGCATTGCATCTGATAAAATTGTCAAAGTCTCGAATTCTCGTTGCTTTTCCAGAGGGCGAATCAGAGCTGTTGGAACTATACCTGAGAACCAGGCAGAGACTGCAACAACTTCAGAAGACCCGCCTTCGGTCAAGTTTGCATTTGTCAGT TCTGTTCTGCTTCCTGATGGAACACCAGACGTGCACTTTCGTACTGCTTGTGGAGGGCAGAAACTCAGGGATATAATGTTGGATACAAATATTGAATTGTATGGACCATAT TCTAGACCACTTCTAAATTGTGGAGGAGGGGGAACTTGTGCCACATGCGTTGTCGAG GTTGTCGATGGGAAAGAGATACTAAGCCCTCGGACAGACAAGGAGAAGGAAAAACTCAAAAAG AATCCGAAAAATTGGAGACTTGCCTGTCAGACAACAGTCGGGACATCTGATTCAGACGGTGTG GTCGTCATTCAACAGCTACCTGAGTGGAAAGGGCACGAATGGACATACGGCAAAGAATTCCCTTCGGAATCTTGA
- the LOC108220091 gene encoding protein JINGUBANG, protein MEPTEEPQLTHVPSFAIRESHNIEFLRSISLKQESSNTSENPSFDPPRLSTPTPITAFSLTDSQPSTPSLHPPKTSLSALTAYKCILSVLKKDGQVLSIAASNGIAYTGSESNVIRIWKLPEFTEYGQLKSKAKTVVALQVSNDRVFAAYGDCKIRVWSRRTWEGITKHVKLATIPKMGGYVRSYISGKDKMMKHMAPISSLAINLSDDIIYSASLDKTVKVWRISDLKCIETIQAHSAPINAIALGEDGVLYTASDDATVKVWRRNFCRGDRPHALTVTLQSKYSPVKTLSLSSEGAVLYGGCTDGYIHYWTRSWFSGQLQYGGPLRGHTHAVMCLTSFANLVVSGSADSTSRVWIRQQDGEHTCIAVLEGHRGPIRSLAAFQGKVSDESDQDECTVCTGSMDGVLKVWRVRCTKSTNSKRISPDYFELNPCLNPT, encoded by the exons ATGGAACCAACAGAAGAGCCTCAGCTCACGCATGTCCCCTCTTTTGCCATACGCGAAAGCCACAACATAGAATTCCTAAGAAGCATTTCACTGAAACAAGAAAGCTCGAATACCTCAGAAAATCCCTCATTCGATCCCCCTCGTCTCTCCACCCCTACTCCTATCACCGCATTCTCCCTCACGGACTCCCAACCATCAACTCCCTCCCTCCACCCCCCGAAAACTAGCCTCTCTGCCCTCACGGCCTACAAGTGCATCCTGTCCGTCCTCAAAAAGGACGGGCAGGTCTTGTCAATAGCCGCGTCCAATGGAATAGCCTACACTGGCTCCGAGAGCAATGTGATACGGATATGGAAGCTCCCCGAGTTCACGGAGTATGGTCAGCTAAAGAGCAAAGCAAAGACAGTGGTTGCACTTCAAGTCTCGAATGACAGAGTCTTTGCAGCCTATGGTGACTGCAAAATTCGCGTCTGGAGCCGTCGGACTTGGGAAGGAATCACGAAACATGTGAAACTAGCAACTATTCCGAAGATGGGAGGCTATGTTCGGAGCTACATCTCCGGTAAAGATAAGATG ATGAAACACATGGCTCCAATATCATCACTGGCTATAAATCTATCAGACGACATAATTTACTCTGCTTCTCTGGACAAGACAGTGAAAGTATGGCGAATCTCTGATCTCAAATGCATCGAGACCATCCAGGCCCATTCAGCTCCCATAAACGCCATCGCCCTTGGGGAGGATGGTGTCCTCTACACAGCATCAGATGATGCCACAGTGAAAGTGTGGCGACGCAACTTTTGCAGGGGGGATCGTCCTCACGCCCTCACGGTGACTTTACAGTCAAAGTACTCTCCTGTAAAAACGCTAAGCCTAAGCTCTGAAGGTGCAGTACTATATGGAGGGTGCACTGATGGCTATATTCATTACTGGACTAGGAGCTGGTTTTCGGGACAATTGCAGTACGGGGGGCCACTCCGGGGCCACACTCATGCAGTAATGTGCTTGACAAGTTTTGCTAATCTTGTGGTTAGTGGCTCAGCAGACTCAACTAGTCGGGTCTGGATCAGGCAGCAGGACGGTGAGCACACCTGCATTGCGGTTCTTGAGGGTCATAGAGGCCCAATCAGGAGCCTGGCAGCATTTCAGGGGAAGGTCTCGGATGAGAGTGATCAAGACGAATGCACTGTCTGCACGGGGAGCATGGATGGAGTGCTCAAAGTGTGGCGAGTCAGGTGCACCAAAAGTACGAATTCAAAACGTATTAGTCCAGACTACTTTGAGTTAAATCCGTGCTTAAATCCTACTTAA
- the LOC108222443 gene encoding protein JINGUBANG, producing MAPISSLDTSLSDDIIYSASLDRTVKAWRISDLKCLETIQAHSAPINAVVVADNGVLYTASDDATVKVWRRNFGNTNSCPHALTVTLPAKSSPVKTLALNAEAGVLYGGCTDGYIHYWLKGWFSGQLQYGGILQGHLHAILCLTSFGNFVVSGSADSTVRIWIRQQDGEHNCAAVLKGHRGPIRSLAAFPCRVVDDGDQDGCIICTGSMDGMLKLWRISCSSKPAPGLNLVGSEYIEL from the coding sequence ATGGCTCCTATATCATCCCTGGACACCAGTCTATCAGACGACATAATTTACTCAGCTTCCCTAGACAGAACTGTGAAAGCCTGGAGAATCTCAGACCTCAAATGCCTGGAAACAATCCAGGCTCATTCGGCCCCTATCAACGCCGTTGTCGTCGCAGACAACGGCGTCCTCTACACCGCATCAGACGACGCCACTGTCAAAGTCTGGCGCCGCAACTTTGGCAATACCAACTCATGTCCCCATGCCCTCACCGTGACATTGCCAGCCAAGTCCTCGCCTGTCAAGACCCTGGCCTTAAACGCGGAGGCCGGGGTCTTGTACGGGGGATGCACAGATGGCTACATTCACTACTGGCTAAAGGGTTGGTTCTCAGGACAATTGCAGTATGGGGGAATACTACAGGGGCATTTGCATGCAATTTTGTGCTTGACTAGTTTTGGGAATTTTGTGGTGAGTGGCTCGGCGGATTCAACGGTTCGAATTTGGATCAGACAGCAGGATGGGGAGCACAATTGTGCTGCGGTGCTGAAGGGTCACAGGGGGCCTATTAGGAGCCTCGCGGCCTTTCCTTGTCGGGTTGTTGATGATGGTGATCAAGATGGATGCATTATTTGTACCGGAAGTATGGATGGAATGCTGAAGTTATGGAGGATTAGTTGCTCCAGCAAGCCTGCACCTGGTTTGAACCTTGTTGGATCAGAGTACATTGAGCTCTGA
- the LOC135152653 gene encoding uncharacterized protein LOC135152653, with protein sequence MAYTEPPEEPALLNLRNQNPNFVRSFSLKNQSNSSETISFVPPCFSTPSTPLSTHYSSNFQHELQPRKEKTAPTSVTYKCMSSILTKDGQILCIAVLNGNVAYTGSESNGIRIWKLPELTECGQIKSKAKMVVAIQVTNDRVFAAYADSKIRVWSRRTCRGVTKHVKLVTIPRSGGYVRSYISGKDKIVSVTV encoded by the coding sequence ATGGCTTATACGGAACCACCCGAAGAGCCTGCACTTCTGAATCTTCGGAACCAGAACCCGAATTTTGTCCGAAGCTTTTCGCTCAAAAATCAGTCGAATTCCTCCGAGACCATATCATTCGTACCACCTTGTTTTTCGACGCCTAGTACTCCCCTCTCGACACACTACTCCTCCAATTTCCAGCACGAACTTCAACCGAGAAAAGAGAAGACGGCTCCCACTTCTGTGACCTACAAGTGCATGTCCTCCATCCTCACGAAGGACGGTCAGATCTTGTGCATTGCCGTGTTGAACGGCAATGTAGCGTATACTGGCTCCGAAAGTAATGGGATTCGTATTTGGAAGCTCCCCGAGCTCACGGAGTGCGGTCAAATCAAGAGCAAGGCGAAGATGGTGGTTGCGATTCAAGTGACTAATGACAGGGTTTTCGCAGCTTATGCGGACTCCAAGATTAGGGTTTGGAGTCGTCGGACGTGCCGCGGGGTCACCAAACACGTCAAGTTAGTCACCATTCCGAGAAGTGGAGGATATGTTCGGAGCTACATTTCTGGCAAAGATAAAATTGTAAGTGTTACCGTATAA